The following proteins come from a genomic window of Herpetosiphon gulosus:
- a CDS encoding ATP-dependent 6-phosphofructokinase, whose translation MVIRKVAILTSGGDAPGLNGVIRAFVKSAVLEHGWDVVGIEDGFEGLVGTPRLRPLGLKEVRGLLGRGGTILGSTNKGNFGWHKNADGELVRNDAAYQEFVANAKAEGIDAVVVLGGEGSQSIAHDLGNFGLPVVGVPKTIDNDLVGTDQTFGFDTAIGVATDALDRLHTTAESHDRVMVLEVMGRHAGWIALHAGLAGGVDAILIPEIPFDLRALAHKIGERDAFGSSFSIIIVAEGAMPAGGEAIYQREGLLGGIGYYVANQLAELTGKDTRAVVLGHIQRGGSPTPIDRILASRYGVGAVWAISQGRFGQLVAIQNDQLITVPLLECANKIKPVPVDGQMVRTGRSLGIVFGDEEQRINQ comes from the coding sequence ATGGTTATTCGCAAAGTTGCAATTTTAACGAGTGGCGGCGATGCCCCAGGCTTAAACGGTGTTATTCGGGCTTTTGTAAAATCGGCAGTTTTAGAGCATGGCTGGGACGTGGTGGGGATTGAAGATGGTTTTGAAGGTTTAGTTGGTACGCCGCGCCTGCGACCTTTGGGATTAAAAGAAGTGCGCGGATTGCTCGGTCGTGGCGGCACGATTTTGGGCAGCACCAACAAAGGTAATTTTGGCTGGCACAAAAATGCCGATGGTGAGTTGGTGCGCAACGATGCGGCTTATCAAGAATTTGTGGCCAATGCCAAAGCCGAAGGTATCGATGCTGTGGTGGTTTTGGGCGGCGAAGGCAGCCAATCGATCGCCCACGATTTGGGGAATTTTGGCTTGCCTGTGGTTGGCGTGCCCAAAACGATCGACAACGATTTAGTCGGCACTGATCAAACCTTCGGCTTTGATACGGCGATTGGGGTTGCTACCGATGCCCTAGATCGCTTGCACACCACCGCCGAAAGCCATGATCGGGTGATGGTATTGGAAGTCATGGGTCGCCATGCTGGCTGGATTGCCTTGCATGCTGGCTTGGCTGGCGGGGTTGATGCCATCCTGATTCCTGAGATTCCATTCGATTTACGGGCTTTGGCCCACAAAATTGGCGAACGTGATGCATTTGGTTCATCGTTTAGTATCATCATCGTGGCCGAGGGTGCGATGCCAGCTGGCGGCGAGGCAATTTACCAACGTGAAGGCTTGCTCGGCGGGATTGGCTATTACGTCGCCAATCAATTGGCTGAATTGACTGGTAAAGATACGCGAGCCGTGGTGCTTGGCCATATTCAACGTGGTGGCTCGCCTACGCCGATCGATCGAATTTTGGCTTCGCGCTATGGAGTTGGCGCGGTTTGGGCGATTTCTCAAGGGCGCTTTGGTCAACTAGTCGCAATCCAAAACGATCAATTGATTACCGTGCCATTGCTTGAATGTGCCAACAAAATTAAGCCCGTGCCAGTTGATGGCCAAATGGTGCGCACTGGCCGTTCGTTGGGCATTGTGTTTGGCGATGAAGAACAACGAATTAATCAATAG
- the rimO gene encoding 30S ribosomal protein S12 methylthiotransferase RimO has product MKFHIITLGCPKNTVDSEGMHGILTREGHTAVDSSDGADVVIVNTCSFINAAREETVGVLQELANNKAPGQKLIAAGCMAESHGDVLRSRVPKLDATLSTKEWMRIGSVVAGSTAPSKTTGFGIPLMGGAPSAIPSTGLNLSLTPASTGDSLGAYGDWRTTAITRNKRGPSAYLKISDGCNLRCAFCTIPSFKGDMRSKAVGSILGEARELVEAGVQEIILVAQHLTDYGRDLGMKQNGLGVLLEELAAVVPADRWIRLMYAYPQSVTPDLVETMARLPQLCHYVDMPLQHAHPDTLRRMRRPPDTDKTKAIVNSLRQAMPDLSLRTTFIVGYPGETRDEFKALLEFLEEMQFDRVGMFRYSLEPGTVAGELPDQVAERVKERRWNEAMAVQQVISRARTARFVGQTMKVLVEGTGTDDDGRAIVVGRSYRDAPEVDGLVFGYGTAEVGQFANITINKTTDYDLWGEIV; this is encoded by the coding sequence ATGAAATTTCATATCATTACTTTAGGTTGTCCGAAAAATACCGTCGATAGCGAAGGCATGCATGGCATTCTGACGCGCGAAGGCCACACCGCCGTCGATAGCAGCGATGGCGCTGACGTGGTGATCGTCAATACCTGTTCGTTTATCAACGCAGCCCGCGAAGAAACCGTGGGCGTGTTGCAAGAACTGGCCAACAACAAAGCGCCAGGCCAAAAATTAATCGCGGCTGGCTGTATGGCCGAAAGCCATGGCGATGTCTTGCGTTCACGCGTACCCAAACTCGATGCCACCCTCAGCACCAAAGAATGGATGCGTATCGGTTCAGTTGTGGCAGGTAGCACAGCTCCTAGCAAAACCACAGGCTTTGGCATTCCCTTGATGGGCGGCGCACCAAGCGCAATCCCTAGCACTGGGCTTAATCTCAGCCTCACGCCTGCTTCAACTGGCGATAGCCTCGGAGCCTATGGCGATTGGCGCACAACCGCGATTACCCGCAACAAACGTGGCCCCTCGGCCTATCTCAAAATTTCCGATGGCTGTAATTTGCGCTGTGCTTTCTGTACGATTCCTTCGTTCAAAGGCGATATGCGCTCGAAGGCGGTTGGCTCGATTTTAGGCGAAGCCCGCGAGTTGGTTGAGGCTGGGGTGCAAGAAATTATTCTGGTCGCCCAACATCTCACCGATTATGGCCGCGATTTGGGCATGAAACAAAATGGCCTAGGGGTTTTGCTCGAAGAATTAGCCGCAGTTGTGCCGGCCGACCGCTGGATTCGGCTGATGTACGCTTATCCGCAATCGGTTACGCCCGATTTGGTCGAAACCATGGCGCGGCTGCCACAATTGTGTCATTATGTCGATATGCCATTGCAGCATGCCCACCCTGATACCTTGCGCCGTATGCGCCGCCCACCCGATACCGACAAAACCAAAGCGATTGTGAACTCGTTGCGCCAAGCCATGCCCGATTTGTCACTACGCACGACGTTTATTGTGGGCTATCCTGGCGAAACTCGTGACGAATTCAAAGCTTTGCTCGAATTTCTCGAAGAAATGCAATTTGATCGGGTTGGCATGTTCCGCTACTCGTTGGAGCCAGGCACAGTTGCTGGCGAATTGCCAGATCAAGTGGCCGAACGGGTCAAAGAGCGGCGTTGGAACGAAGCTATGGCGGTGCAACAAGTGATCTCGCGTGCTCGAACTGCGCGTTTTGTCGGCCAAACCATGAAGGTATTGGTCGAAGGCACTGGCACTGATGATGATGGCCGCGCGATTGTGGTTGGGCGTTCATACCGCGATGCGCCCGAAGTTGATGGGTTGGTCTTTGGCTATGGCACTGCCGAGGTCGGCCAATTTGCCAACATTACTATCAACAAAACCACCGATTACGACCTATGGGGCGAGATCGTCTAA
- a CDS encoding BlaI/MecI/CopY family transcriptional regulator, whose translation MMSLKMRFRFSPTQDGLVKVLGPLETEIMELLWKENQGTVKQIHRSLQHRRDIAYTTVMTTMSRLAEKGILHRTRDGLAYVYSPELSQDEFVQMVVQQVLDGLLDDYPDLTLNYVVDYLARNDPTQLKQLSRDAQNRYARV comes from the coding sequence ATGATGAGTTTGAAAATGCGCTTTCGTTTCAGCCCAACCCAAGATGGTTTGGTAAAGGTCCTTGGCCCGTTGGAAACCGAAATTATGGAATTGTTATGGAAAGAAAATCAAGGCACGGTTAAGCAAATTCATCGTTCGTTGCAACATCGCCGCGATATTGCCTACACAACTGTGATGACCACGATGAGCCGTTTGGCTGAAAAAGGCATTTTGCACCGCACCCGCGATGGTTTGGCCTATGTTTATAGCCCTGAACTAAGCCAAGATGAGTTTGTGCAAATGGTTGTGCAACAAGTGCTCGATGGCTTGCTCGATGATTATCCTGATTTGACTCTGAATTACGTGGTTGATTATTTGGCTCGTAACGACCCAACTCAACTCAAACAACTCAGCCGCGATGCCCAAAATCGCTATGCGCGGGTCTAA
- a CDS encoding bifunctional 5,10-methylenetetrahydrofolate dehydrogenase/5,10-methenyltetrahydrofolate cyclohydrolase, whose product MTALLLDGRGLAKELKAQISQKGAEFKARTGYAPQLVVIQVAGNAASDWYVRSIRRSCEGVGFGFALQRLPETCDQATLEAAIQQASNDPSIHGIIIQMPLPSQLSADGAVAALNPQKDVDGLHPTNAGRLAQGLAVLVPNTPAGGMALLDRYQINLAGKHAVVVGRSNVVGKPLAQLLLARHATVTICHSRTANLAEVIRQGDLVAAAVGKAGLVTGEMLKPGAVVLDFGINEVAEGQVVGDVDWESASKVASAITPVPGGTGPVTNMMLLQNTLQAAQWLAEQA is encoded by the coding sequence ATGACAGCGCTTTTGCTTGATGGTCGCGGGTTGGCCAAGGAATTGAAGGCTCAAATTAGCCAAAAAGGAGCTGAATTTAAGGCTCGCACTGGCTATGCTCCCCAATTGGTGGTGATTCAAGTGGCAGGCAATGCTGCTTCCGATTGGTATGTGCGTTCAATTCGGCGTTCATGTGAAGGGGTTGGCTTTGGCTTTGCTCTGCAGCGCTTGCCAGAAACCTGCGATCAAGCGACCTTAGAAGCGGCAATTCAACAAGCCAGCAACGATCCCTCGATTCATGGCATTATCATTCAAATGCCCTTGCCTAGCCAGCTTTCGGCTGATGGTGCGGTAGCCGCGCTCAATCCCCAAAAGGATGTTGATGGCTTGCACCCGACCAACGCAGGCCGCTTGGCCCAAGGTTTGGCTGTCTTAGTGCCCAATACACCTGCTGGTGGCATGGCCTTGCTCGATCGCTATCAAATTAATCTGGCTGGCAAGCATGCGGTGGTGGTGGGCCGCTCGAATGTGGTCGGCAAGCCGTTAGCTCAATTGTTGTTGGCGCGGCATGCCACCGTCACGATTTGCCATTCACGCACTGCCAATTTGGCCGAGGTTATTCGTCAAGGCGATCTTGTGGCAGCGGCAGTCGGCAAGGCTGGCTTAGTTACTGGTGAGATGCTCAAACCTGGCGCGGTGGTGCTCGATTTTGGCATTAACGAGGTGGCTGAGGGCCAAGTTGTTGGCGATGTTGATTGGGAAAGTGCCAGCAAAGTGGCTAGCGCAATTACCCCGGTGCCAGGCGGCACTGGCCCGGTCACCAATATGATGTTGCTGCAAAATACCTTACAAGCAGCTCAATGGCTGGCCGAACAAGCCTAA
- a CDS encoding cyclodeaminase/cyclohydrolase family protein translates to MTLLQVPITEFLDQLATKEPVPGGGSVAAVSGAMAAGLISMVCSLTLGKKKYAEVEDEIRGLMDRSESLRRELQELADADVEAFRRLSAAYKLPRETTADIAIRRDAIQKATRIATDVPLRAAQAAAAILPLCSPAAQKGNSAAVSDVGVAVLLAQAAVRSALLNVEINLNTLEDQFYVRETRAEVAKLTATLHDDTEAVMALVNQQLQG, encoded by the coding sequence ATGACCCTATTACAGGTGCCAATCACCGAATTTTTGGATCAGCTTGCAACCAAGGAGCCAGTGCCAGGTGGCGGTAGTGTTGCAGCCGTGTCTGGGGCAATGGCCGCAGGCTTGATTTCAATGGTTTGTTCGCTGACGCTTGGCAAAAAGAAATATGCCGAGGTCGAGGATGAAATTCGTGGTTTGATGGATCGCTCTGAGTCGTTGCGCCGCGAATTGCAAGAGCTCGCCGATGCTGATGTTGAGGCGTTTCGGCGTTTGAGCGCGGCCTATAAATTGCCCCGTGAAACCACCGCCGATATTGCGATTCGCCGCGATGCGATTCAAAAAGCGACGCGGATTGCGACCGATGTGCCGTTGCGGGCGGCCCAGGCAGCAGCGGCAATTTTGCCATTGTGTAGCCCAGCCGCCCAAAAAGGCAATTCAGCGGCGGTTAGCGATGTGGGCGTGGCGGTGCTCTTGGCGCAAGCGGCTGTTCGCAGTGCCTTGCTCAATGTTGAAATTAATCTCAACACCCTCGAAGATCAATTTTATGTGCGCGAAACTCGCGCCGAGGTTGCCAAACTTACGGCAACCCTGCACGATGATACTGAGGCCGTGATGGCCTTAGTCAACCAACAGCTTCAGGGCTAA
- a CDS encoding polyprenyl synthetase family protein: MKHISDDSIRQAMQSAFPPADARVTMFYEMQEYHLGWRNAQLEPTQADSGKLLRPRFCLLACAAVGGDPQQAEPLAAAIQLLHDFSLIHDDIEDHSPTRRGRETVWKLWEVPQAINVGDGMFTLAQLSLFRLAEVGVESSVVVEIARRFNQTIIRLCEGQYLDMSFEQRLDISEGDYLAMISRKTAALIAAAAGLGAILGNANREQAAALYNWGEALGLAFQIEDDMLGIWGAEAVTGKPDAHDIWGRKKSLPVIHALAHADVEDGGKLAAIYQKEQLEVSDIQTVLTILERTGSQGYTAGVAKFYHEQALAALADLQGEAEPIAELHALTKQLLGRVK; the protein is encoded by the coding sequence ATGAAACACATTTCTGATGATTCGATTCGCCAAGCAATGCAGAGTGCCTTCCCACCTGCCGATGCCCGCGTAACCATGTTTTATGAGATGCAGGAATATCATTTGGGCTGGCGTAATGCTCAACTTGAGCCAACCCAAGCTGATAGTGGCAAGTTATTACGCCCGCGCTTTTGCTTGCTGGCTTGTGCCGCTGTCGGTGGCGATCCACAACAGGCTGAGCCACTGGCTGCCGCAATTCAACTCCTGCATGATTTTTCGCTCATCCACGATGATATTGAGGATCACAGCCCAACCCGCCGTGGCCGCGAAACGGTTTGGAAATTGTGGGAAGTGCCGCAAGCAATCAATGTTGGCGATGGCATGTTTACCCTCGCCCAACTTTCACTGTTTCGCTTGGCCGAAGTTGGGGTCGAATCATCGGTGGTGGTCGAAATTGCTCGGCGCTTTAATCAAACAATTATTCGTTTGTGCGAAGGCCAGTATCTCGATATGTCGTTTGAGCAGCGCCTCGACATCAGCGAAGGCGATTATTTGGCGATGATCAGCCGCAAAACGGCGGCATTAATCGCAGCAGCGGCTGGTTTGGGGGCAATTTTGGGCAATGCCAACCGCGAACAAGCCGCCGCCCTGTATAATTGGGGTGAAGCCTTGGGCTTGGCCTTCCAAATCGAGGACGATATGCTCGGCATTTGGGGCGCAGAAGCGGTAACTGGCAAGCCCGACGCTCACGATATTTGGGGTCGCAAAAAAAGCCTACCGGTTATCCACGCCTTGGCGCATGCCGATGTTGAAGATGGCGGCAAGTTGGCGGCAATTTATCAAAAAGAACAGCTTGAAGTCAGCGATATTCAAACTGTGCTGACAATTTTAGAGCGTACTGGCTCGCAAGGCTATACTGCTGGCGTAGCCAAGTTCTATCACGAGCAAGCTTTAGCCGCCTTAGCCGATTTACAAGGCGAGGCCGAGCCAATTGCCGAGTTGCATGCATTAACCAAACAATTATTGGGACGAGTGAAATAG
- a CDS encoding glycosyltransferase family 4 protein codes for MMRILLLTAEYLPQPGGVGDYTAKLAEALTALGCQVCVLTAGEGAEQTEPWLVWRRVRGWGRKLHQDVRNAAKQFEADIVHIQYQTGAYEMKPAVNLLPAALSVPSVVTLHDLRMPYLAPKVAPLRRYVTRLLIENAHAVVVTNAEDESRLAGDAPSSNPDIYTLTQPLEPPAHLIPIGANIEVAPLANREQLRQQLGANPDTLLLGYFGLLNSTKGVHTIVESLQYLPATTRLVIIGGGIGTPEDEMYAEQLRATISRLGLDQRIHWTGYLGASEVSRTLQALDCAALPFSDGASYRRGSLLAMLAHGVPTITTPPHVPIDPSLRHERDVLLVEPDDAINLALAVEQIAANPELRQQLSQAGQHIACSFRWETIAQLHATLYQQLLDAQQTKQEQDEGSGFSG; via the coding sequence ATGATGCGAATATTGTTGCTAACAGCCGAATATTTGCCCCAACCTGGGGGCGTTGGCGATTACACTGCCAAATTAGCCGAAGCCTTAACCGCGCTTGGTTGTCAAGTTTGTGTGCTCACTGCTGGCGAAGGTGCTGAACAAACCGAGCCATGGCTGGTTTGGCGCAGAGTGCGCGGCTGGGGGCGTAAGCTGCATCAAGATGTGCGCAACGCTGCCAAGCAATTCGAGGCCGATATTGTGCATATTCAATATCAAACTGGCGCATATGAGATGAAGCCTGCGGTAAATTTGCTGCCTGCGGCGCTCTCGGTGCCGAGTGTTGTAACCCTACACGATTTGCGTATGCCCTATTTGGCTCCCAAAGTTGCCCCATTACGCCGCTATGTAACCCGTTTGCTAATCGAAAATGCCCATGCGGTGGTGGTTACCAATGCCGAGGATGAATCGCGCTTGGCCGGCGATGCACCCAGCAGCAATCCCGATATTTATACTTTGACCCAACCATTGGAGCCACCAGCCCACTTGATTCCAATTGGAGCCAATATCGAGGTTGCGCCATTAGCCAACCGCGAGCAGCTACGCCAGCAATTGGGAGCCAATCCCGACACGCTGTTATTGGGCTATTTTGGCTTGCTCAACAGCACCAAAGGCGTGCACACGATCGTTGAATCGTTGCAATATTTGCCAGCCACCACCCGCCTCGTGATTATCGGCGGCGGCATAGGCACGCCCGAAGATGAAATGTATGCCGAACAATTACGCGCCACGATCAGCCGCCTCGGACTTGATCAGCGCATCCATTGGACGGGCTACCTAGGTGCTAGCGAAGTTTCCCGTACCTTGCAAGCCCTCGATTGCGCGGCCCTGCCATTTAGCGATGGTGCATCGTATCGCCGTGGTAGTTTGTTGGCGATGCTGGCTCATGGTGTGCCGACGATCACCACTCCGCCGCATGTGCCGATCGATCCTTCGCTGCGCCATGAACGTGATGTGCTGTTGGTCGAGCCAGATGATGCAATTAATTTGGCTTTAGCAGTTGAGCAAATCGCCGCCAACCCCGAATTACGCCAACAATTGAGCCAAGCAGGCCAACATATCGCCTGCTCGTTCCGCTGGGAAACTATCGCCCAATTGCATGCGACGCTCTATCAACAACTGCTCGATGCGCAGCAAACCAAGCAGGAGCAGGATGAGGGTTCAGGGTTCAGTGGCTAG
- a CDS encoding peptidoglycan DD-metalloendopeptidase family protein — translation MQRFNPKRYFDLRNRLQSDQQRLWALFSTLIISLVLTTLVLRIAPPATETGRLIFRPVDSVTEDDRTQAEQPPPTLPPAIEPQNLVEASAVLPRSAETPTIIDDIRFTSEQNLTVANIQTLLDAQPGTLKAALVTVGDRNLSLAEVVVGQAYLYSLNPKLLLALLEFQQGLLTNPTPNPDQLDWAMKYQGEDEKWRGLHGQIRWAARELRRGVRDFAYVTELQYRDKDVKGPIPAGLNPSSYAVVRVLAQTMTPEELAKVLSDGSFVATYSKFFEDPRQTLGQVPAPATPFLRWPLRNVTYITSFFDHEYPFLTPNQSLVSWWGRRETQISYDGHDGWDYGARPPEAVVAAADGTVVWASNSDDGCGVPAKGVVLDHGNGYRTLYWHLSEISVELDQAIKGGEQLGIVGSTGCAIGPHLHFQTQYLGRNTDPYGWCSSEPDPWSSYPVGTASRWLWADRPNPCDLGQTIAVRPSDEGFSRSEGNWQNAPIGAGGETLWITSQIPMTSTETLTDTISDLAGVATPQPTPSQPPSTATWQTSIPSAGRYRVLTYIPYYYNGHDDAVAAHYVIEHAEGRSDVVVNQFVYANEWADLGTYTFDSSKPAKVELSNETSMADQGIWVGTTVWLPAD, via the coding sequence ATGCAACGTTTTAACCCCAAACGCTATTTCGATTTACGCAATCGGCTGCAAAGCGATCAACAACGCCTCTGGGCTTTGTTCAGCACATTGATTATCAGTTTGGTGCTAACGACGTTGGTGCTACGGATCGCCCCACCTGCCACTGAAACCGGGCGCTTGATTTTCCGGCCTGTTGATTCGGTGACCGAGGACGACCGCACCCAAGCTGAGCAACCACCACCAACCTTGCCCCCAGCGATCGAACCGCAAAATTTGGTCGAGGCGAGCGCAGTCTTGCCCCGCTCCGCCGAAACACCAACAATCATCGATGATATTCGCTTTACATCCGAGCAAAATCTGACCGTTGCCAATATTCAAACTCTGTTAGATGCGCAGCCTGGCACGCTCAAAGCTGCTTTGGTAACTGTTGGCGATCGCAATTTATCGCTAGCCGAGGTGGTGGTTGGCCAAGCTTATTTGTATAGTCTCAATCCTAAATTACTGCTAGCCTTGCTCGAATTTCAACAAGGCCTGCTGACTAATCCAACGCCCAACCCCGATCAACTCGATTGGGCCATGAAATATCAGGGCGAAGATGAAAAGTGGCGCGGCTTGCATGGCCAAATTCGTTGGGCCGCCCGTGAATTGCGCCGTGGGGTGCGCGATTTCGCCTATGTTACCGAGTTGCAGTATCGCGATAAAGATGTCAAAGGCCCAATTCCAGCTGGATTAAACCCAAGCTCGTATGCTGTGGTACGGGTGCTAGCCCAAACCATGACTCCCGAAGAATTGGCGAAAGTGCTCAGCGATGGCAGTTTTGTCGCAACCTACAGCAAGTTTTTCGAAGATCCTCGCCAAACGTTGGGCCAAGTACCAGCGCCTGCAACCCCATTTTTGCGCTGGCCGCTACGCAATGTCACCTATATCACCTCGTTTTTTGATCACGAATATCCCTTTCTAACGCCCAATCAATCCTTGGTGAGTTGGTGGGGGCGACGCGAAACCCAAATTTCCTACGATGGTCATGATGGCTGGGATTATGGCGCACGCCCACCGGAAGCAGTCGTTGCCGCCGCCGATGGCACGGTAGTTTGGGCTAGCAATTCTGATGATGGTTGTGGTGTGCCAGCTAAAGGCGTGGTGCTCGATCATGGCAATGGCTATCGCACGCTCTATTGGCATCTCAGCGAAATTTCGGTCGAGCTTGACCAAGCGATCAAAGGCGGCGAACAATTAGGCATCGTCGGCTCAACTGGCTGCGCCATCGGCCCCCACCTGCACTTTCAAACCCAATACCTTGGCCGCAACACCGATCCATATGGTTGGTGCTCAAGCGAACCCGACCCATGGAGCAGTTATCCGGTTGGCACGGCTTCGCGTTGGCTTTGGGCCGATCGTCCCAATCCTTGCGATCTTGGGCAAACTATCGCGGTGCGGCCAAGCGATGAGGGTTTTAGCCGCAGCGAGGGCAATTGGCAGAATGCCCCAATCGGCGCTGGCGGCGAAACGCTTTGGATCACCTCACAAATTCCGATGACCAGCACCGAAACCTTAACCGATACGATCTCGGATTTAGCGGGCGTTGCGACACCCCAACCAACCCCCAGCCAACCGCCAAGCACCGCCACCTGGCAAACCAGCATTCCAAGTGCTGGGCGTTATCGCGTGCTAACCTATATTCCCTACTACTACAACGGCCACGATGATGCTGTCGCCGCCCATTACGTAATTGAGCACGCCGAGGGCCGCAGCGATGTAGTAGTCAATCAGTTTGTGTATGCCAACGAATGGGCCGATCTCGGCACATATACCTTCGACTCCAGCAAACCCGCCAAGGTCGAGCTAAGCAACGAAACCAGCATGGCCGATCAAGGGATTTGGGTTGGCACAACCGTCTGGCTGCCTGCCGATTGA
- a CDS encoding GNAT family N-acetyltransferase, which yields MNNIQLRPLNWPHDRVAIGLLDTSFSTNTIYQLHQTALTMHLALVDLASPFEKHYDLSEDYARLPQHDWVFVAEAQSQVVGLAAVAYQQWNRRAVLEHCYVDRRYRGRGLGRQLLTAAIAAARQLSARCLWLETQTTNPAAIAFYRTVGFGWCGSDWQLYDPSALDPREIALFFSYDLA from the coding sequence ATGAACAACATTCAACTACGGCCATTAAATTGGCCGCATGATCGGGTGGCGATTGGTTTGCTTGACACCAGTTTTAGCACGAATACAATCTATCAATTGCACCAAACAGCGTTGACCATGCACTTGGCATTAGTCGATTTGGCTAGCCCATTTGAAAAGCATTACGATTTGAGTGAGGATTATGCGCGTTTGCCGCAGCACGATTGGGTGTTTGTAGCTGAAGCTCAATCTCAGGTGGTGGGTTTGGCGGCAGTCGCATATCAACAATGGAATCGGCGGGCTGTGCTCGAACATTGTTATGTCGATCGGCGTTATCGTGGGCGGGGCTTGGGCCGACAATTGCTCACGGCAGCGATCGCGGCGGCGCGGCAATTATCGGCGCGTTGTTTGTGGCTGGAAACGCAAACGACCAATCCAGCAGCAATTGCGTTTTATCGAACAGTCGGGTTCGGTTGGTGTGGCAGCGATTGGCAATTGTATGATCCTTCCGCACTTGACCCACGTGAGATTGCCCTCTTTTTTAGTTACGATCTCGCCTAG
- the aroE gene encoding shikimate dehydrogenase, with translation MSQIAALGIIGDPVAHSLSPAMHNAALQALGINQQYDRWHTSAADLPARVQNLRAEGMLGANVTLPHKVAIAGLLDRTVAIAQELGAVNTVVREADGSLTGHNTDAPALQASLQAYGADLANHRAVILGAGGAARAALWALRNAGCQQISLINRTLSSAQALVLPHELALAADDQRVTAQLANANLLINVTSLGWKDADPAPLDLALLHADLMVYDTVYRQTPLLRAAAACGAAHYDGLDMLVRQAGLAFSLWFKQLAPLEIMRAAALAALQG, from the coding sequence GTGTCCCAAATAGCTGCGCTTGGCATCATTGGCGATCCGGTCGCCCATAGTCTTTCGCCTGCAATGCACAATGCTGCTTTGCAGGCGCTTGGCATTAATCAGCAGTATGATCGCTGGCATACTTCTGCCGCCGATCTGCCTGCCCGTGTTCAAAACTTGCGAGCTGAGGGTATGTTGGGAGCCAACGTAACCTTGCCGCATAAAGTGGCGATTGCAGGCTTGCTTGATCGCACGGTGGCAATTGCCCAAGAACTTGGTGCGGTCAATACGGTCGTGCGCGAAGCCGATGGAAGCTTGACAGGCCATAACACCGATGCTCCTGCCTTGCAAGCCTCGCTTCAAGCCTATGGCGCAGATCTCGCCAACCACCGAGCGGTAATTCTCGGCGCTGGTGGGGCGGCGCGAGCAGCACTTTGGGCTTTACGTAATGCAGGTTGCCAACAGATTAGCCTGATCAACCGCACGCTCAGTAGCGCTCAAGCCTTGGTTTTGCCGCATGAATTGGCTTTAGCCGCCGATGATCAGCGAGTGACCGCGCAACTTGCCAATGCAAACTTGTTGATCAACGTAACCTCGTTAGGTTGGAAGGATGCTGATCCTGCGCCGCTGGATTTGGCTCTGTTGCATGCTGACTTGATGGTGTACGATACGGTTTATCGCCAAACGCCGTTGCTGCGAGCGGCGGCAGCCTGTGGTGCGGCCCACTACGATGGCCTTGATATGCTGGTGCGGCAAGCAGGTTTGGCGTTTAGTTTGTGGTTTAAACAGCTTGCACCGCTTGAAATAATGCGAGCAGCAGCCCTAGCGGCTCTACAAGGATAA
- a CDS encoding MBL fold metallo-hydrolase encodes MPFGILNVGYDSTNYYLVGSTYGFLLVDAGWPGTWGKFMAVLKRYDVDLDQIHSMLITHYHPDHAGLVQELKSKGIQLIVVEEQQPAIPLLKSLIKPDVNYQPITPENTTVISLAQSREWLASIAIAGEIIHTPGHSADSISLVLDQGIAFTGDLQPFAADETDQALVERGFQALRERGVEWLYPGHGPMQPLIYASQQVKLCPNDPT; translated from the coding sequence ATGCCATTTGGAATTCTGAATGTTGGCTACGATTCAACCAATTATTATCTGGTTGGCTCGACCTATGGTTTTTTGCTGGTCGATGCTGGCTGGCCAGGCACTTGGGGCAAATTTATGGCCGTACTCAAACGTTATGACGTAGATTTAGATCAAATTCATTCCATGCTGATTACTCATTATCACCCCGATCACGCTGGTTTGGTGCAAGAACTTAAGTCAAAGGGCATTCAGTTGATTGTGGTCGAAGAACAGCAACCAGCCATTCCTTTGCTCAAAAGTTTAATCAAACCCGATGTGAACTATCAGCCGATCACACCCGAAAACACCACCGTTATCAGTCTTGCCCAAAGCCGCGAATGGTTGGCCTCAATCGCCATCGCTGGCGAGATTATCCACACACCGGGTCATTCAGCCGATAGCATTAGTTTGGTGCTCGATCAAGGCATTGCTTTTACTGGCGATTTACAACCTTTCGCCGCCGATGAAACTGATCAAGCCTTGGTTGAACGGGGTTTTCAAGCGCTGCGCGAACGTGGCGTGGAGTGGCTCTACCCAGGCCATGGCCCAATGCAACCACTGATTTATGCTAGCCAACAGGTCAAACTTTGCCCCAACGACCCAACCTAA